A stretch of DNA from Orcinus orca chromosome 3, mOrcOrc1.1, whole genome shotgun sequence:
TTGTATCTTGAACTATTTTAAATGGGAAATTTCCTTTTAGTTGGCATAAGTTTTCCCCATTAAATCCAGAACCTAGATCATGTGTTTTGATCAAGGCAACCACAGCCCCCAGCTCAGCATCTTCTTGTATATATTTAGATTCAGAATCCAGGGTTATCTCGGGAGCATTGTCATTTTCATCCAAAATACCTATTTGTAGTTTGCAATGCGCAGTTTGACGTCCACCATCCTTTGCTTCCACCCCAGTTGTGTAGCTCCCTCTCTCTTCAAAGTCCAGTCCTCCACCAGTGGTGAGTTCCACTGTTTCACTGTCCAGCTTGAACAGTTGTCTCACTGCCTTACCAATATTGATAAAAGCGTAGGTGATCTCAGCATTGATGCCCTCATCCAAGTCAGTGGCCATCACTCTTAGCACAGAGGAACCCAGGGGTAGGTTCTCTTGAACACTGACCCTGTACATGTCCTGGGTGAACACTGGGGGGTTATCATTTGCATCTGCCACAACTACCCTGATCTGCGTAGTGCAGCTTCTGGCTGGCTCACCCCCATCCACAGCCATGAGGACCAGGTGGTGGCAGGACTGCTCTTCTCTGTCCAGGGGAGCCTGCACTACCAGTTCTGGGTACCTACTACCGTCTGGGTTCTCCTTCCAGATCAAAGAGAAATGAGGGTCAGGGTTGAGGTAGTATTGCTGCAGGGAATTGACACCTACATCTGAATCTTGTGCAGATTCCAGGGCAAAGGTGGCTCCAGTTAGGGCCAGTTCACTGATTTCCGGCTCAGTGACATTTCGGCTAAAGGTCGGTGGGTTGTCGTTGACTTGAATCTCCACGGTTATATGAAAAAGTTTAAAGGCTTTTCAGCGACCATTTCGAATTCCAGAACACACATCGACTTCCTGCCACAAATCTGCTCTCGGTCTATACGATCGCTCACAAGTAAGTCTACGTTCTCGGTGCTCACTGTGAAGAATTTCTTCTCTGCACTAATCCGCAGGTTCCGTGTACACAAATCTCGCACGCCAAGCCCCAGATCCTTGGCGAGGTTCCCCACCAGCGAGCCCCTGGCCAGCTCCTCTGGAATAGCGTAGCGGACTTGCTCCGAAAGCGCCAGGCGGAACAAAGACAgcaggaagagaaacaaaattcgCCTCCGCCCAGCCTGGCGCTTCGACCCCAAGCGGTTTCCCATCCCACTCGCTGCGCCTTTGCCTTTCTGATCCCGAAGAGCTGCGATCGCTAAATGATCCCAAGAATTTCtgagcaggagctactccttgGACACGtcttggcaagcagattctcggATAGATATTTCTGCCGCAGAAAACCTCAGAGAGTGCACAGTTCGCGGGATTCCGCGGTCCGCAGGCGATTCCTTTGCTTCAGGAGGAGCTGGATACTTTGTTCAGTACTAGCCAACAGCTGCACCCCGCGCCTCGGCTGCAGAACTGCACTAGTGATTACTAAATCAGTTCCAAATATAGAGCCAGCTAGAAGACAAGTCTACTGTGTCCTCATACAGATACTCATTCGTCCCATGTTATaaggattttaacatttttaaaatgtactgtatCTTCGTTCTCGCTGTCATTTCTTTGAACTTGAACTTTATCCATCCAAATCAGGTGATTTTTATTCCTCAAAGCCAGAGGTATCTTGCTGAAGATGTTTATTGGCGTCGTCGtgcttttagtttccattttcatACAGTGGCCATAATAACATCTTCCCTGCGTACCTCAGTAAAATTGAAGACCAAATAAAGTAATATGtagaaagtgatacaaatgaCAGTGTTGGTTGTGACAGAAAGTGTAATATGAAAATTCTTGAAATATCAGCTTGATATGTATTGTTATTTcactctatttccttttcttccaacttttaaaagttataaatctcacagcttttagttttatcctATGCATTGCTTTCTTCTGTCTTTTAATCTTCTTCCCCAAATAACTGATAGACAGCAAGGAGATTGGTTGTCCTTATGAAATAGAAGTATGGTAAAGAAGCAAGAAACTCTCTTTTCCTTGAATCGtagtcatttaattaaaaatagacacttttccgtgtctttttaattaaatgactATGATTTAAAACTATTCCACTAATTTTATTTGTCCACACTACATTACCATTGTCTTTAATTGTACTGTTTCTTCTCAAGTAGCTTAGCAATGGTGAGTTACTTGGATTTTGGGGGTGAAGCATGAGTCCTTATAATGATATATTCCAAAGAAAGTAATCTATGTTGTCCACTTTTCCTTGGTCTCTGGGTTACTATCTGATCATCTCCACTCTTTGTTATTGACACTCTTCCTTTAGCAATAAGCACTTCAGTTTCCATGTTTCTGATAGGTTTCTTAGAGTATTTATTCCATTTCCAAACTAGAAATCTTCATTcagaaattgttttgttttgttttgttttgtttttttgttttttttggtttttttttggtttttttttttttgcggtacgcgggcctctcaccgttgtggcctttcccgttgcggagcacaggctcggacgtgcaggctcagcggccgtggctcacgggcccagccgctccgcggcacgtgggatcctcccgaaccggggcacgaacccgtgtcccctgcatcggcaggcggactctcaaccactgcgccacagggaagcccagaaattttttttttaactacataaTATATGGTCAGTCTAAAACTTGGAAGATGTATAACAATGTAGAACTCATTTTATAGTGGAAAAGCACATTTATCCAGGATTCTAGACAGAAACTCATTGGCATCTCTatacaaacataaaaaaacactactgggcttccctggtggcgcagtgcttgagagtccgcctgctgatgcaggggacacgggttcgtgccccggtccgggaggatcccacgtgccgcggagcggctgggcccgtgagccacggccgctgagcctgcgcgtccggagcctgtgctctgcaacgggaggggccacaacggtgagaggcccgcgtaccgcaaaaaaaaaagcaaaaaaaaaccaacaaaaaaaccccactactGACTCAAGACTGCTCCAAAATATGACTGAgcaagtgccttttttttttttaaacactgtgtgAGCACTTCAATTAGTGCAGGAAAGTTATCTTTTCAGAACACACATGAAGCTAAAGATTCAAGTATTTCAGAGTATACTATGTATAGTATATACACTCACGGTGTGTAGATCACGCATTTTATTATGTAAAGTCTATTGAAGTTTATAGAGATATAAaaggtattttctcccattgcatGAAAAAGTTAACCCAGGACACATACCCAAATCTATACagtaatcttttctttaaaaaataatggaaaagtgaGTTTTCATGTAGGAGTGAATTATATCAGTATTCAGTATTGATCATACAGATTCTCTTGTTACTCTTTGGATGACTTCACTATTCAGTGAGTCTGTACATTGTACCCTGAGATCAGAATTgcccatatataaatataattagatCCCCTTcaaataaatgttgaaaaaataaaaatcaagtggTCCTAGGTTCCCAAATGTACGGTAACCCTTTCATGTGGTTGAGTAATGTAACCTACTATtccattaataatattttattgccaTTTTCCCCATTTATTCATACTTTGCAGCTGATGTTCAAGTTGTTGAAagtacaaaattttaaagattgaaaaatcttttaaaaataaggatcTGAAAATCATCTTCAGCAAATCATATGCAAAAATGAATAGCGTACATAGTTCTTCCATTACACAAGACATATTCATGAAATTTGAGACACACAGACCAGCATTTCATAAGAAAAATCTCATAGTTTAAGATGAGCACATCCCTgagaaatagttttttaaatttccaaaccaTTTTAAAGTCGTGTCAGTGAAAATTTAATTAACTATCaagttaagaggaaaaaaagggaattttattcGAGCTGAACTGAGGATGATAACCCAGGAAGcagcctctcagaaagctctgagaactgctcTGCCTGTTAGAAGTTGAAGGCAcagtcaaatacatttttgagacaaagtATCGTTTATCAAAATGATATACTGATATTCTGTGTAAAGTTCACCAAGGATACATAGTCCAGGTAATTACGTACAAAGTGAGCAGAAAGTCACCGTGACCCTCTACAGAGCTGGGAAAGAACACTATTCTTTTAAGAAGTTACAGCGCTAGcatcaggagaaagaaaaaatattgaaagaaaaaatacagtcaAGCAGGCATTCTCATTTCTGAGGAGCTCTGGTTAATGTGTAATATAGATGTACACTGCACattagggagggaggaggcccaaacaaacacagagaattttatccttaatttttcttgtcctgccttacTTTATTTCATCAGTTGAATtgattttccaaatacaaatcTTAAACTCTTCTAATAAAGCAGAATTGTAGCTGCACTTGCAGAAATGCAAACATTCAGGTCAATATTGATTCTGAAAAGTGGAGGGGTTATGTGTAACCAGAAGATGCCAGGTGtatggtatatatgtatttaatgaaCTGGTATCTAATTATTTGGCGATTTTAAACTGCATCACAGAATTTATTCTAAAGCATAATTCAAAGgatcctttgatttcttctctaaACAATTACACATGTCCAATTATTACATGGGTTAACCCAAACTTTCCAGATTTCAGAATGCCACAGACATTATCATCACTATAAATTTAATCTGTCTTTCTGATACTGATCACGCAGAAGTTTTCTATATTCTTCCACTGATTTATGCAAATTATTAGTACCCTTACAAAAACAGCAGGTACTAAAATACCAATACTGCACAATACTTTCTCCAAAACATATGTGCTATTGGTGTTTAGGCAAATATTCAAAAGAGAACATTACATCTAACAATTTGGATGTTCTAATCAAACAACTCTTCTATTAACAAACAGTTCTGGTATAAGAAAGCCTTTGGATAAAGTGATTATGTATAaccactttcttttaaaatacttggagcttccttaaaaaactacaaatagaactaccatatgacccagcaatcccactactgggcatataccccgagaaaaccgtaattcaaaaagagttatgtaccaaaatgttcattgcagctctatttacaatagcccggagatggaaacaacctaagtgtccatcatcggatgaatggataaagaagacgtggcacatatatacaatagaatattactcagccataaaaagaaacgaaattgacctatttgtaatgaggtggatggacctagagtctgtcatacagagtgaagtaagtgagaaagagaaagacaaataccgtatgctaacacatgtatatggaatctaagaaaaaaaaatgtcacgaagaacctagaggtaagacaggaataaagacacagacctactagagaatggacttgaggatatggggagggggaagggtaagctgtgacaaagagagagagaggcatggacatatatacactaccaaacgtaaggtagatagctagtgggaagcagccgcatagcacagggagatcagctaggtgctttgtgaccgcctgaggggtgggatagggagggtgggagggagggagacgcaagagggaagagatatgggaacatatgtatatgtataactgattcactttgttataaagcataaactaacacaccattgtaaagcaattatactccaataaagatgtaaaaaaaatacttgtttcACTTAAGCCTATGGATATCAGCTATAGTTTCTAAAATATCCACATATTatagaaaaaagacattaaaacaaaatataatttgaaaacaaaCGGAGAAAGCATCAATTATCAAATCAAGTTAATCTGTAAATAGAGCAAAGAATGATTCACTATTTACGTACTTAACCGATTTTGAATGGGGCAGAAAAATGatggaaacaaatgaagaaaatgctCCAAACATagttacagaaaaaagaaaactcacctGAACAACTCCTAGCTCTGTTTCCTTTGCGTTTATCTTCTCAGATATCAGGAGAGGCTCGCTTTTCTCACAGCTCTCCTGGCTGATGAGTGTGTCCGCGTAGTTGGGCTGCGGGAAGATCACGTGACTCCCCCGCGAGTCCGCGGTGAGCCAGGCCTCGTGCGAATACGTCTGCAGGAAAGCCCGCACCCCGTCCACGCCCACAAAGTGAGAGGCGGGCGCGCCGGCCAACCCACTGACGGAAGCCTGCAGCACGCGCGACCTGTGCCAGCGCCGCAGTCTGAGCGCCAGCAGCGCGATGACAAATGCGAGGAAGACGCAGGAGACCGCGGCCACCGCCACCACTAGGTACAGCGTAAGGCTCGAGTCCTCAGGGTCGGCGGAGGGTTTGAGGTTGCCCAAGTCCGCCAGCACATCTGGGATGCTATCAGCCACAGCCACCGTGAGCGTGACGGTGGCCGAGAGAGGGGGCTGGCCGTGGTCCTGGACAGCCACCACCAGGCTCTGCTTGAGCGCGTCTCTGTCCAGCAGGGCCCGCGCTGTGCGCAACTCGCCCGTGTGCAGCCCCAACGCGAAGAGTCCTGGATCGCTGGCCTTGAGCAGGCGGTAGGACAGCCAGGCGTTCTGGCCTGAGTCTCTGTCCACAGCCACCACCTTGGTCACCAGGTAGCCGGGCTCTGCAGAGCGGGGTGCCAGCTCCACACCGGTGGAACCGTCTGTGGGGAGGGCGGGGTACAGAATCTCAGGTGTGTTGTCGTTCTGGTCCAGGATGAACAGGCTCAGAGACACGTTGCTGCTGAGTGGAGGGTCCCCACTGTCACTGGCTGTCACCCACAGCTGCAGTTCTCTAACCTGCTCATAGTCGAAAGAGCACAGTGCATACAGGATTCCAGTGTCAGAGTTAATGGAGACGCAGGATGATAGAGGCGTTCCCTGAAATTTGTTCTCAGCCAGAGAGTAAGTGACCTGGGCGTTGTTGCCGCTGTCGGGGTCATGGGCGTTCACAGAGAAGATCGAGATGCCTCTGGGGTTGTTTTCTGGGATGTAGGTGTAGTATAAGGTGTGAGGGAAAACGGGAGGGTTGTCATTGATGTCTGTCACTTTCAGGGAGATGTGGTTTTCTGTAGACAGTGGTGGATTTCCACAGTCAGTGACAGTTACTGTGATGTTGTAATCTGAGATCTCTTCTCTGTCCAGGGCTCCTGTTGTCAGTAAGTGATAGTAATTATCAACTGACTTTTCCAATTTAAAAGGCAAGTTCCTGGGAATAGAACATGAAATCTCACCATTCTCTCCAGAATCACCGTCATGTACGCTAAACAGAGCAATTATCGTTCCCGGAAGACAGTCTTCAGAGATGGAACTGGCGAGAGAGGTGAGGATCACTTCAGGCACATTGTCATTCACGTCCTGAACTGTGATTAGTACCTTAGCGCTGGCAAGAAGAGCACCTCCATCCTGAGCTACCACTTCCATGTGATAGAATCTGGATTCTTCGTAATCCAGTGATTGCAGAGTTGAGATTTCACCCAAGTTGGAATCAAGTTGGAAAGTCTCTGAAATTTTGTCTTCTTCATTGCGAAAAGAGTAGGTCAATTTCCCATTTATTCCCTCATCTGGATCCGTGGCGGTTAGTGTGAGCAGCCGAGTGCCGAGAGCTATGTTCTCTGGAACACTCACTCTGTACTCGGATTGAGTGAACAGGGGCGCGTTATCGTTTGCATCGAGGACCATCACGCGGATGTAAGTGGTACCAGAGTGTACGGGGTCTCCGCCATCTAAAGCTGTGAGTAGGAGGTCGTGAACAGCTACTTTCTCGCGGTCCAACGGCTGTTCCAGTACCAGCTCTGGATATTTCTGTCCATCTGTGTCGCTTTTCGCGGCCAAAGAGAAGTGCATATTGGAGCTGAGCTGGTAACTCTGGAGGGAGTTCACACCCACATCGGCATCTCGAGCAAAGGGAAGTACTAACCGCGTTCCCACAGCCGCATTTTCATTAACTTTTACTTTTACTTCCTCATCCCGGAAACGCGGGAAGTTGTCATTAATATCGATTATTTCTACTTCTACcccatacattttcattttactctCAACCAAGATGTTAAAACTCAGCAGACACAGCGCGCTCTGAGCGCAGAGCTCCTCCCGGTCTATCCTGCCCGCGGTGACCAAGCTGCCGCTTCGCGGGTTCAGAGCAAAGAGCTGCGTCCTACCTCTGGAGATGATGCGGACGCCCCGCTCCGCCAGCTCCCGGGGCTCCAGCCCCAGGTCCTTGGCGATGTTGCCCACGAAGGAGCCTTTATCCAGTTCCTCTGGCACCGAGTAGCGGATCTGCCCGGCCCCGGCTCCCCACAGCGTCCCCAGCAGCATGGAGAGCAGGAACAGCTCTCTGCAGCCCCAACCCCTCAGTGGATCCGCCATTGCCTCTCTCTGACCAGTTTTCTCTTAGTCCTGGTTCCAATCTGCTGTTTCCTTACTTCTCTAAAGCCAAGGGGAACACATTCCCTTGCGGAAATGGGAGAGGGGCGCGGGTGGGCGGCTTTTCCCAGAAGCTTGTCTGGTCTGCGCGTGCTTAGTGCGGAAGGAACAGAGTCTGATCGCATCAGCGGCAGCTTCTTTCCCACTTTGGTGAACAGCGacgctcagagtcctaaccagttACTACACCAATTCTGTTTTGATTTCAAATAtgtttaattctattttatttctaataattttctgtATCCTTAATATATTACCACGTGACAttccttatatttaaataaaatttaattctaaaatagCAAAAGACTTCCACAAGCTTAATTCTGAGACTAATGTAattattagattattttttacttctttagaaaagttttatttaCTGTGCCATTGAGCCTATGCCCTTTAATTACCTCTTACCTATATTGAGTCCATTTAATTAGGACATCAGTATTCTTTTGCGGTTTAaagatttcactttttaattagGATATATTTATGAAAACATGCCCGTTTGTATATAAGAATGCCAAGAAAACAATTCTAGCTCTCAGTAGACCTTTGAAAAAAGGCCTACTGAATTATGCAAATTGCATTAGCTGTCATATGCAGAAGAAAtaaagggactttttttttttttttgctttttgttactTGTGAGGTCTTCAAGAAAGTTTCAAGATTTTCACACTAAGAACATGGCAACTACACTATATCAGACGGAGAGTTTGAGTCGGATTAACtatgcattatttatattttcctattaccatgtCTAAATTGGAGTTAGGTGTTTTACAGTTACAGACACCTGGGGAAAATCAGTAGAGTGACTATGGCAGAAAGGGCTTTAGTTCATCACCCTTACAGAAAAACAAGTCCAGATACTTATCATTGAGCAGGCAGTGAGTGGCCTCTCTATGTTAAGACAGATATTTAATGTTATCACCTTTATATGgtagcagaaaaagaaatgcctcatgactaaaaaaaaaaaagtggacattTCAGAGAGTCCATTGAGAGAAGCAATTTTTACTTAATGACACCTttataggaaaataaagaaaataaagatgttttacatCTATAcctagaaaattcaaaaaataaagttttaaggaAGCAATGTGAGAATAGGTTGCAAAATTTTTCTCAATGTACAATTTTTCACAAGAGCAATTTGTTATTGTGCCTGAGAGAGAAAGATTTCTCCCATTTATTAAACACACTCTTAATAGCAGACACTGCATACCTCAAACTTTTCACAACCTTTTAAAATAGATCTGGGATCCCAAGACACTTAGCTTGTAAAGATACGAAGAGTGCTGGTGTTCATGTCAGTCCTACCCATGCTCTGCTGTTGACAGGCCATGACATTGAGtaaaattcttcctttctttggttCCCAGTTTCCCAAACTAGTGAGATGGGGAGctctctttactctttttttttttttttttttttttttgcggtacgcgggcctctcactgctgcagcctctcccattgtggagcacaggctccggacgtgcaggctcagctgccatggctcacgggcccagccgctccgccgcatgtgggatcctcccggaccaggggcacgaacccgcgtcccctgcattggcaggcggactctcaagcactgcgccaccagggaagccctctctttacTCTTAAGTACTATAATTCTAAGAGGAAGTGCaactaaaattaataaaactaatatAAAGACCCTGAAGGAAAAAGGAATAGCTTAAGGTCTCAACAGTAATAAACTTTCAGAGGGAAGGAATGTaaagatgaggaagaaaaagaagtattttatGAAGTAAAAGCTTGTaactatgttaaataaatcaTACCTGTCAGATAGAAAACCTATGTCAAAGATTTGTTTAAATATGATTATGATATGTAAGGCAGAAAACCACCCAAATTCTAgccacaaaacaataaaatatgaattGAAGACTTCTACTCCGGTTAGGTGATTTGTTAATAAACATTGAAACCGCAAGGTAAAAAAGTGAATTAAATTAGAGCTCACCTTTAAAATAGTACCTGAGGCAAATGGGACCCCAGCATCTCCGTGATTACTACTTGGCACCCAAGAGGCATCTTCGCAGAGGAGATCCTGAGGGGGAGCCATTTCTGGGGTGACGCTGAGAAAATTAAATTCTGCCTTAGCTGATTGTGAGGCAACACACAGATTGTAGGAATAGGGCAATGTTCCCTCACTGTAGTTGGGGGGAACCACGGGTCCAGACTTGACACAGACACCAGGCTGAAAGCAGCCCCAGGCAGCGGGGCTGGAGGAGTGTCGAAGGTGTAGGGCGACCGCCAGAATCACTGCCAGGAGGAAGAGCACCGAGATCAAGGCCAAGGCCACCACCAAGTAAAACTGCAGCTCAGCTTGGGGGTCAGTGGGCTCAGAGTGGTCACTGAGGTCCGGCAGCGCCTCTTGCAGGCTGTCCGCGAAAACCAGGAGCAGCGTGGCGGTGGCCGAGAGGGGCGGCTGTCCCCCATCGCGCACAGCAACCAGCAGGCGCTGGCGGGCCGCGTCCCTGTCGCCCAGGGCCCGCGCCGTGCGCACCTCGCCCGTGCGCAGCCCCACGCTGAAAAGTCCGGGCTCGCTGGCCTGCAGCACGTGGTAGGACAGCCAGGCGTTGTGTCCAGAGTCGGCGTCCACCGCCACCACCTTGGTGACCAGGTAGCCGGGCTGCGCGGCGCGCGGCACCGTGTCGAAGAGCGCCGAGCCGTCGGGCCCCAGCGCCGGGTACAGCACCCTGGGCGCGTTGTCGTTGCGGTCGCCCACCAGCACGCGCAGGCTCACGTTGGTGCTGAGCGCGGGCGAGCCGTGGTCGCGGGCCTGCAGCGTCAGCTCGAAGGCGCGCAGCTGCTCGTGGTCGAAGGCGCGCTGCGCGAAAACCACGCCGCTCTGTGCGCTCACGGACACGTAGGACGACAGCGCGCGCGGCTCCAGGTCGCTGGCCACGATGGAGTAGGAGACGTGGCCGTTGGGCCCCAAGTCTGGATCTGAAGCGCTAACTTGGGCGATGGAGGCTCCAGGCGGGTTGTTTTCTGCCACGTGGACCACGTAGGAGGCCTGGTGGAAAACTGGAGCGTTGTCGTTGACATCTGCGAGGCGCAGAGTGATGCTTATACTAGAGGAGAGGGGCTGCTTGCCTCTGTCGGTGGCCATTATAGTGACGTTGTATTCTGGGATCTCCTCCCGGTCCAGGGTCCTGTCTGTCACTAGCTTGTAATAGTTCTTCGAGTAAGATTTCAATATAAACTCGGTCTTTCCCAAGATTTGGCAGTaaacttctccattttctccaGAGTCTCTATCTCTTGTTTTTATCAAGGCGATCACTGTTCCTGGTGGTGAATCCTCTGGTAGGGGAGTAAATATTGAAGTCACAATCACTTCTGGTGCACAATCATTCTCATCGAGAATTTCGACTTGGACACTGCAATGGGCTGCTAGATCTCCAGGATCTTTCGCTTCTATAGTGAGAGTGTAACTACTAGCgatttcaaaatcaaaatcatCCTTTGTCGTGATTTCTCCTGTTCTTCTGTCTAAGTTAAAAAATCGTTCCACTTGTTCATCCACATTATGAAAGGAGTAGATGATCTCTGCGTTGACGCCCTCGTCCTGGTCGGTGGCTGTCAGTTGAAGCACTAAGAAGCCAGGGGGCACACCCTCTTGCAGGCTGACCCTGTACACGTCCTGGCTGAATACTGGGGGATTATCGTTGGCATCTGTGACTTGGATTTGGATCTGGGTGGTGCCACTTTGGGGTGGGTCCCCACCGTCTACAGCTGTCAGGACCAGATGATGAAAATTCTGCTCTTCTCTGTCCAGAGAATGTTTCAGAATCAACTCAGGATATTTACGTCCATCTGGAGTCTGTTTCTCTGTGAGATCAAAGTGCTCATTTTCATTAAGGTTGTATCTTTGCAGTGAATTAGGACCAGCATCCAAATCCAGCGCCGGGTCTAGTGGAAATGTTTTACCTGGCTTAGTGGATTCTACAATTTTTAAGTCAATCTTACTCTGTTTGAATAGCGGAGTGTTGTCATTTATATCCTGTACTATTACTGATACATGGAAAATATTTAGTGGGTTTTCAGCGACAGTATCGAAATCCAGAATGCACAGAGGCTTCTTCCCACAAATCTGCTCTCGGTCTATTCTATCACTCACAAGTAAGTCCCCGCTCTCAGggtttacaataaaatattcCTTCTCCGCGGTAACCCGCAACTTCCGGGCCGGCAAGTCCCGGACACTGAGCCCCAGATCCTTGGCGAGGTTTCCTACCACCGAGTTCTTGGCCAACTCCTCGGGAATGGAGTAGCGAATTTGGTCTGGGAGAGCCCCGCGGAACAAAGACAGCAGGAAGGGCAACAGTACCTGCCGCCACCGCGCTCGGCCGCTCCTCTCTGCGCTCGGCCTCATCCTGTCTCCCTCCACTGCTGCTCCGCTCCTTGGTCGGGAGGAGGAATAAGCAAAATCCGGGATAGGGTCACTTTTCCTGCTTTCGTTTCCACTATCCAAACCTGTACTGGCCTCCCTTGTGTGGTTTGTTTGACCAGGAAGTTACCCTTTCAGAGGTTCCCAAATGCG
This window harbors:
- the LOC105748547 gene encoding protocadherin gamma-B2 isoform X32, with the protein product MRPSAERSGRARWRQVLLPFLLSLFRGALPDQIRYSIPEELAKNSVVGNLAKDLGLSVRDLPARKLRVTAEKEYFIVNPESGDLLVSDRIDREQICGKKPLCILDFDTVAENPLNIFHVSVIVQDINDNTPLFKQSKIDLKIVESTKPGKTFPLDPALDLDAGPNSLQRYNLNENEHFDLTEKQTPDGRKYPELILKHSLDREEQNFHHLVLTAVDGGDPPQSGTTQIQIQVTDANDNPPVFSQDVYRVSLQEGVPPGFLVLQLTATDQDEGVNAEIIYSFHNVDEQVERFFNLDRRTGEITTKDDFDFEIASSYTLTIEAKDPGDLAAHCSVQVEILDENDCAPEVIVTSIFTPLPEDSPPGTVIALIKTRDRDSGENGEVYCQILGKTEFILKSYSKNYYKLVTDRTLDREEIPEYNVTIMATDRGKQPLSSSISITLRLADVNDNAPVFHQASYVVHVAENNPPGASIAQVSASDPDLGPNGHVSYSIVASDLEPRALSSYVSVSAQSGVVFAQRAFDHEQLRAFELTLQARDHGSPALSTNVSLRVLVGDRNDNAPRVLYPALGPDGSALFDTVPRAAQPGYLVTKVVAVDADSGHNAWLSYHVLQASEPGLFSVGLRTGEVRTARALGDRDAARQRLLVAVRDGGQPPLSATATLLLVFADSLQEALPDLSDHSEPTDPQAELQFYLVVALALISVLFLLAVILAVAVHLRHSSSPAAWGCFQPGVCVKSGPVVPPNYSEGTLPYSYNLCVAHTGKTEFNFLRCSDPLHSTQDIVCGDSPGALIPLQSGNDLTSHPETLTPQAPPNTDWRFSQAQRPGTSGSQNGDETGTWPNNQFDTEMLQAMILASASEAADGSSTLGGSAGTMGLSARYGPQFTLQHVPDYRQNVYIPGSNATLTNAAGKRDGKAPAGGNGNKKKSGKKEKK
- the LOC105748547 gene encoding protocadherin gamma-B2 isoform X33 is translated as MRPSAERSGRARWRQVLLPFLLSLFRGALPDQIRYSIPEELAKNSVVGNLAKDLGLSVRDLPARKLRVTAEKEYFIVNPESGDLLVSDRIDREQICGKKPLCILDFDTVAENPLNIFHVSVIVQDINDNTPLFKQSKIDLKIVESTKPGKTFPLDPALDLDAGPNSLQRYNLNENEHFDLTEKQTPDGRKYPELILKHSLDREEQNFHHLVLTAVDGGDPPQSGTTQIQIQVTDANDNPPVFSQDVYRVSLQEGVPPGFLVLQLTATDQDEGVNAEIIYSFHNVDEQVERFFNLDRRTGEITTKDDFDFEIASSYTLTIEAKDPGDLAAHCSVQVEILDENDCAPEVIVTSIFTPLPEDSPPGTVIALIKTRDRDSGENGEVYCQILGKTEFILKSYSKNYYKLVTDRTLDREEIPEYNVTIMATDRGKQPLSSSISITLRLADVNDNAPVFHQASYVVHVAENNPPGASIAQVSASDPDLGPNGHVSYSIVASDLEPRALSSYVSVSAQSGVVFAQRAFDHEQLRAFELTLQARDHGSPALSTNVSLRVLVGDRNDNAPRVLYPALGPDGSALFDTVPRAAQPGYLVTKVVAVDADSGHNAWLSYHVLQASEPGLFSVGLRTGEVRTARALGDRDAARQRLLVAVRDGGQPPLSATATLLLVFADSLQEALPDLSDHSEPTDPQAELQFYLVVALALISVLFLLAVILAVALHLRHSSSPAAWGCFQPGVCVKSGPVVPPNYSEGTLPYSYNLCVAHTGKTEFNFLKCNEQLSSGQDILCGDSSGALFPLCNSSESTSHPETLTAQAPPNTDWRFSQAQRPGTSGSQNGDETGTWPNNQFDTEMLQAMILASASEAADGSSTLGGSAGTMGLSARYGPQFTLQHVPDYRQNVYIPGSNATLTNAAGKRDGKAPAGGNGNKKKSGKKEKK